In one Silene latifolia isolate original U9 population chromosome 10, ASM4854445v1, whole genome shotgun sequence genomic region, the following are encoded:
- the LOC141606839 gene encoding zinc finger BED domain-containing protein RICESLEEPER 2-like produces the protein MEEDIPGSDDIQAAGMSCEKKSDNLVHLNEDRVYACDNDIDKRLPCGASSDNGGGNGDSSGDDSKSSRSPDVELDKIRRAMCNMVISDGLSLRTSERVGFKIFVASLCPHFNPPSPTDLVKDALNYYKEERKIVEDELQRAPGRICFTVDNMTDDIIEENCTCLTAHWIDCDWNLQKRMIKFETLITPFDEDYVCATIKSCLANWKISNKVLSFTVDKPFYRSSMMVSITTHLQKTNSMVLGGQLFHISCSHEIINLVVVAGLNLIEKVIDKIRSIVEHIRSFTSKKEKFYELARSSFGLDTSKRLIGDTDARWNSTFVMLDRFLYFRDVIDSFVSKDKNIKVFALKQEEWERVAEVFNFLKVLYDVMNTYLASKTQTPNVHFHVLWTVFRKLSDISNGPPSFLFTMAKELHLEFDKYWSDNCLVLSCAAVLDPRFKLERVEYCYEKLYGEEYAREMIGKVKTALFDMFVEYNKVVDKPNNVGYVARGYLEHDDYEDYVAFLSKRSKVEEKSELERYLEDWHSDMDKDTDVLAYWKNNSKRFPCLSCLARDILTVPISTVAWKSVFSTTKNFHCLWRKSIPLETPIVMEALVCYHDWVRARGLMKGSPFYGYNDDDVEEGSEDEFEENEDEDDDGDDEDEGEDGDDEDEDEEEDDEDCKED, from the exons ATGGAGGAAGACATTCCCGGTTCTGATGACATCCAAGCCGCTGGTATGTCCTGTGAGAAAAAATCTGATAATTTAGTTCATCTTAATGAAGATCGTGTATATGCATGTGACAATGACATAGATAAACGTCTCCCGTGTGGTGCTTCCTCTGATAATGGTGGTGGTAATGGTGATAgtagtggtgatgattccaagtcTTCAAGAAGTCCTGATGTTGAGCTCGATAAAATTCGACGAGCTATGTGTAATATGGTTATTTCTGATGGACTTTCTCTTAGAACTTCTGAGAGAGTTGGATTCAAGATTTTTGTGGCGAGTTTGTGCCCTCATTTTAATCCCCCCAGTCCCACTGATCTCGTAAAAGATGCGCTTAATTATTACAAGGAAGAGAGAAAGATAGTTGAGGATGAGTTACAGAGAGCTCCTGGCCGAATTTGTTTCACAGTCGATAATATGACGGATGACATTATAGAAGAGAATTGTACGTGTCTGACCGCTCACTGGATTGACTGTGATTGGAATTTGCAAAAGCGAATGATAAAGTTCGAGACTTTGATAACCCCGTTTGATGAAGACTATGTGTGTGCCACAATTAAATCGTGTTTGGCCAACTGGAAGATTTCGAACAAGGTTTTAAGTTTCACAGTAGACAAACCCTTCTATCGTAGCTCAATGATGGTTTCTATTACGACTCATTTGCAGAAGACAAATTCAATGGTCCTTGGCGGACAATTATTTCACATAAGTTGTTCTCACGAGATCATTAATCTTGTCGTGGTAGCTGGTTTGAACCTTATTGAAAAAGTTATTGACAAGATTAGAAGTATTGTGGAGCATATTAGATCCTTTACTTCCAAGAAGGAAAAGTTTTACGAACTTGCTCGTTCAAGTTTTGGTCTGGACACCTCCAAAAGGTTGATTGGCGATACAGATGCGAGATGGAATTCCACATTCGTGATGCTTGATCGTTTTCTCTATTTCCGTGATGTGATTGATAGTTTTGTTAGCAAGGACAAAAATATTAAAGTCTTTGCTCTTAAACAAGAAGAGTGGGAAAGGGTTGCTGAGGTTTTCAACTTCTTGAAAGTCCTGTATGATGTGATGAATACATATCTAGCCTCAAAGACACAGACTCCGAATGTTCATTTCCATGTTTTGTGGACCGTCTTTAGGAAATTGTCGGATATTTCAAATGGTCCTCCTAGCTTTCTGTTTACCATGGCCAAGGAGTTGCATTTGGAGTTTGATAAATATTGGTCAGATAATTGTTTAGTATTATCCTGTGCTGCTGTTTTAGATCCTCGGTTTAAGCTTGAAAGAGTCGAGTATTGTTATGAGAAGTTGTATGGGGAAGAATATGCCAGGGAGATGATCGGAAAAGTGAAAACCGCTCTTTTTGATATGTTTGTTGAGTATAACAAGGTTGTTGATAAACCAAACAATGTAGGTTATGTAGCTAGGGGTTATTTGGAACATGATGATTATGAGGACTATGTCGCCTTCTTGAGTAAAAGGAGTAAAGTGGAGGAGAAGTCGGAACTAGAACGGTATTTAGAGGACTGGCATTCTGATATGGATAAAGATACTGATGTTTTAGCCTACTGGAAGAATAATTCAAAGCGTTTTCCATGTCTTTCATGTTTGGCTCGTGATATTTTAACCGTTCCTATCTCAACTGTTGCTTGGAAGTCGGTTTTTAGCACCACTAAGAACTTCCACTGCCTCTGGAGAAAGTCCATTCCACTGGAAACTCCGATTGTAATGGAAGCACTCGTTTGTTACCATGATTGGGTGCGAGCCAGAGGACTAATGAAAG GTTCTCCTTTCTATGGTTacaatgatgatgatgttgaggaaggaagtgaagatgagtttgaagaaaatgaagatgaagatgatgacGGAGATGACGAAGATGAAGGTGAAGATGGAGATGATGAAGACGAAGATGAAGAGGAAGATGATGAGGACTGTAAAGAAGACTGA
- the LOC141606840 gene encoding CRIB domain-containing protein RIC6-like: MSNKMKGVLKGLRYISQIFEDGEQQEMQIGFPTDVKHVAHIGWDGPAAGNAPSWIQKFKEGDPGAPSNGDQQNVPLDPRLTAQERRCSTGTDSILKSRSKRQSSDKGKAAARRHSSAGNDSPNRTLTTENSTKQSPGPEDSPSRDTSSSAKASRRRKTKTSSSKSKPTSTTPDSGYSDPGITSNGLKSKDTCQSLGLSGSEKDQNAIDDKTRRIPAM; encoded by the exons ATGTCGAATAAAATGAAAGGAGTTCTAAAGGGTTTACGATACATTTCACAAATATTCG AAGATGGAGAACAACAAGAAATGCAAATTGGATTTCCAACTGATGTAAAACATGTTGCCCATATTGGTTGGGATGGTCCTGCAGCTGGAAATGCACCTAGCTGG ATCCAAAAATTTAAAGAGGGAGACCCAGGAGCACCTTCAAATG GCGATCAGCAAAATGTCCCGCTAGACCCAAGGCTCACGGCTCAAGAAAGACGGTGTTCAACCGGGACTGACTCGATTCTCAAGTCCCGATCAAAACGACAGTCATCAGACAAGGGCAAGGCTGCTGCGAGGCGGCATAGTTCGGCAGGTAATGACTCCCCTAACAGAACATTAACCACAGAAAACAGCACAAAGCAGTCTCCTGGACCTGAAGACTCACCTTCTCGCGACACATCCTCAAGCGCAAAGGCTTCGCGTAGAAGAAAAACCAAGACCTCATCATCTAAGTCCAAACCCACGTCCACGACACCCGATTCAGGGTATTCGGATCCTGGAATAACATCAAATGGGCTGAAAAGTAAGGATACTTGCCAAAGTTTAGGTCTTTCAGGATCTGAAAAGGATCAGAATGCAATTGATGATAAAACTAGAAGAATTCCTGCTATGTAa